CGACGCGGGCGCCCTCGTCCTCGGCCTTCTCGGCGTGGGTGTCCGCGCTGTACTTTGCGCCGGAGGGACAGACTGGCTGGCACGTGCCGTAGCCGACGCAGGCGCTCCGCCCGTCGTACCCCTCCGAGTTGCGGGCGTTGGGGACGGCGTGGGTCGCGATGCCCAGACGCTCGCACGCTTTCGCGAACAGCGAGTCGCTGTAGGAGGGCTCGAAGGCCGGCATCGGATGCGGCTCCTCCCGCGGCGGCGCGAAGGGGTTCTCCGAGGAGCCGGCGACCCCCAGCGCCCGCTCGGCCTCGGCGTAGTAGGGCCGCAGGTCCTCGTAGGAGAGCGGCCACGCCGGGTCGTCGTTGGGCAGGTCGCCGTCGAAGTCCGCCTCGTGCAGGCGCATCACCATCCCCTGCCAGTGCAGCGTCGACCCGCCGACGCCCTTCACCCGGGCGGCGTCGAGCGGGTAGAACCGATCGCCGGAGGCGGAGAAGGCGTCGCGCTCGCCGCCCATTCCCCAGACGCCGCCGCGGTCGGGTCTGATGGCGCGTTCCATGCGCCGTTCGCGCTCCTCTCGGTCGCCGTCGAACCGCGGCCCGGCCTCCAGCACCGTCACGTCGTAGCCGGCGCTGGCGAGCCGATGCGCCACGAGCGAGCCCGCCGGTCCCGCGCCCACGACGCAGACGTCCTGTCGCGGCGCGGGCGTCCTGTCGGCCATTCGGCCCGCGATTAGGCGAGCCTAAACTTATGGCTTGCCATGTGGGTGGCGAGCGGCAGCGCGGAAGAGAACGAGTCGAGCGTCAGGCGTAGCGGTCGGCGAACACCTGCTCACGCCGCAGCAATTCCTCGACGCCGTGGTCGAGCATCGCCACGCCGAGCGGACTGACGCGGTAGTAGGAGTACAGCCCGTCCCGGTCCGGCTCGGACCGCTTGCGGTTCTGCACGAGGCCGACATCGACCAGCTCGTCGAGGTGGTAGTGGAGGTTGTTCGCTTCGACGTCGAGCGTCTCACGTAGTTCCGTCGCGCTCAGGTCGCCGTTGCGGGCCAGCGTCCGGAGGATCCGGAACCGCGTCTCGTTGCCGATGGCGCGCTGCATCGCCAGGTAGTCCGCCAGATCGAGGACGCTGTCCTCGGGGAGGAGCGGATCCGGCGGTTCGGCACCCCGGCCTGCGTCGGTTGCGTCAACCATCGTTACTAATGGTTACTCTCCGTCACTACTTAGTCGTTGTTGAGTCAGCTTTCGCTGAAAACACCCGGATTTAAGTAGGAAGCGGCCGGGATTTCTACCATGCGCGACCGGCTGATAGAAACCCTCCCGCCGGTCAGGTACCGGCGATTCCTGATCTACCTGATGGGACCGTACAAGGCGTTCGACGTCGAGGACGTGGTACCCGAGGGCGCGGCCGAGGACACCCCGTTCTTGGACGGCACCCCGGACGAGGCCGGTGAGACCGAGGACGTCCAGGCACTGCTCGAACGGACGCGGGACCGGCTCAGAGAGGAGATCGGCGTCAACGCCTTTCTGGCGATCGACGCGGACATCCCGCTCGACGAGATGGACGCCGCGACCCAGAGTATCGAGTTCGCCCGGGCGAGCAACGTCGTCGCGCTCGTCGCGCCGCAGATCGGGAAGAACCTCGGCGTGGGGATCGAGACGGGGTCGGTGCTGGAGGGCATCGACGGCCAGCGCCAGGAGCGGGTCGTCTTCGTCCACGAGACGGGCGTCCGCAGCGCGATGATCGACAGCCTCGCTCGCCGCTGGGACGCGACCGTGGCGACCTACGACGACGAGGACGAGCTGGTCGATCGGCTCAGGACCTTCGTCGCACAGATCATGAACGCCGAACACACCGGCGAGCTAGAGCGGCTCGACGACTAGGGAATCCGGACGGTGTGTCGCAGCGTGCCGACGCCCTCGACCTCGATCTCGACCTCGTCGCCGTCGGTCAGCGGGCCGACGCCCTCCGGAGTGCCGGTGGCGATGACGTCGCCCGGCTCCAGCGTCATGTAGGCGGTGATCTCCTCGATCAGCTCGGGGATGGAGAAGATGAGGTTGTCGATGGACGAGGACTGCTTCGTCTCGCCGTTGACGCGGCTCTCGATGGTCGCGTCGTCCGGGAGGTGTTCCGGGGTGGCCACGAGCGGACCGATGGGCGCCGCGTTGTCGAAGGCCTTCCCGCGGACCCAGTTCTGCTCTTTCTCCTGGTCGTCGCGGTTCGAGAGGTCGTTGACGCAGGTGTAGCCAGCGATGACGTCCTCGGCGTTTTTGGCGCTGACGTTCTTGCACTGCTCGCCGATGACGACGCCGAGCTCGGCCTCGTAGTCGATCCGCTCCTTGTCGGCCAGCAACGTCACCGTCGAGTCGTGGCTGGCGACGGTGTTGGGCGGCTTCAGAAAGAGTAGCGGGCGGTCGGGGACGTCGTTGCCCATCTCGTCGGCGTGGTCGGCGTAGTTCCGGCCGATGCAGACGATCTTGGTGGGTTCGCAGGGCGGGAGGATGTCGACCTCCTCGGGGGCGTAGGACTCGTCGCCGAAGGCGATGCGGCCGTAGGGACCGGCCGCAGCGGTGACCACCGGCTCGCCGTCCTCGACGGTCCACCGGCCACCTCGGACGTTCCCGGCGGAGTCCCGGAATCGGACGCGTTTCATGGACCGGGAATCACGTTGCGCCCTGATAAGCGTTTACAAGGGCGGGAGCGTTCGCGTCGGGTGGTTCGACGCGCGTCTCTCCCCAGTTCGTCGTCCGTCTCGCACTGTCTCCGGCCGAACCGGCCAGAGCGTTCGAGTCGACGCATCGAACCGCTTTTGAGCGGGCGAGGGCTACCCCGGCGCAATGAGACTGCTCGTCGTCGGTGCGGGGGCGATGGGACGGTGGTTCGCCGAGTCCGCGGCGGGCGAGGAGGACGAGGTGGCGTTCGCCGACGCCGACCCCGACGCGGCGAGGGAAGCCGCCGAGGCCGTCGGCGGCCGCACTGTCGACGCGCCGGTCGAGGAGACGTTCGACCTCGTCTGCGTCGCCGTCCCGCTCCCGGCCGCGGCCGACGTGATCGCCGAGTACGCCGACGCCGCGGAGCGAGCGATCTGCGACGTGACGGGGAGCATGCGCGACCCGATCGCGGCCATGCGCGAGCACTGCCCGGACGGCGAGCGGGCGAGCCTCCACCCGCTGTTCGCCCCGGAAAACGCGCCGGGGGCCGTCGCCACCGTCGTCGACGAGTCCGGTCCGCTCACGGAGGCCGTCCGCGAGCGGCTGACCGACCGGGGCAACGAGACCTTCGAGACCACGCCCGCGGAGCACGACGAGGCGATGGAGACCGTCCAGGCGCGCGCCCACACGGCCGTCCTCGCGTTCGCCGTGGCCGCCGAGGAGGTGCCCGACGCGTTCCACACGCCCATCTCCGAGGGCCTGTTCGACCTGGTCGAGCAGGTCACCGGCGGCGAGGCTCGCGTCTATTCGGACATTCAGGCCGCCTTCGACGGGGCCGACGACGTGGCCGACGCCGCCCGGCGCATCGCCGACGCCGACCAGGAGGCGTTCGCGGAACTCTACGAGCAACTATGACCCCAGTCAACGACGAACGATGAACCCGGAGACCCGCGAGCGGATCAGGGACAACGCGAAGTACCTCCGGCAGGTCCGACCGATCGACCCCGAGGAGATCTACGAGTACGTCGAGGGCGAGCCCCACCCCGCGGTCGTGCGGCAGGTGCTCCGCGAGGAGGCCCCCGACCTCGGTCTGATCGAGCGGGAGGACGGTACGTTCGCCCCGGTCGAGGAGGGGCCGCTGTCGGTCGACTTCGACGGCGTCGACGCCCTCCCGGACGCCCACGCCAGGCGGCTGGAGGACCGCCTCGTCGCGGAGTTCGGCGCCGGCTGGCCCGAGGGCGAGAGCGGCGACCGCCTCCGCGAGCGCATCCGCGCCGTCAAGGAGCGGTACCTCCGCCAGCAGTCCGTCGATTACGACGACCTGACGGCGCTTTCCTACGCCGTCTACCACCTGCCGGACTACTACGCGGCGACCCAGTACGTGCTCGCCGACCTGGCCGCGGACGGCCTCCTGCCGAATCACCTCCGGGTGCTGGACGTCGGCGCGGGCGTCGGCGGCCCGGCGCTGGGGCTGATCGACCTCCTGCCCGAGGACGCGCTGGTCGAGTACGAGGCCGTCGAACCCGGAGCCGGCGCGGACGTCCTCGAAGCGATGCTCGACGAGACCGACACGAACGTCCACGCGTCGGTCCACCGCGAGGCGATCGAGGACTTCGAGCCCGGCGACGACGGCGAGTACGATCTGGTCCTGTTCGCGAACGTCCTGAGCGAACTCGACGACCCCGAGGCGGTCCTCCGCGAGTCGCTGGACTGGCTCGCCGAGGACGGCAGCGTCGTCGCGCTCGCGCCCGCGGACCGCAACACCGCCACGGGCCTCCGCGAGTACGAGCGCGCCGTCGCCGACCGCGGACCCGCGACCGTCTACGCGCCGACCGTCCGCCTGTGGCCCGGCGAGTCCCCCGACAGCGAGTCGTGGTCGTTCGACGTCAAGCCCGACCTCGACGTGCCGGGGTTCCAGCGCCGGCTGGACGAGGCAGCCACTGAATCAGACCACGAGGGCGACCGAGAGGAGCCCTCGGAATCAGCGAGCGGCCTTGACCAGAGCGAGCGGGAGCCGAGCGAAGCGAGGCGACACGCGAGCCGCGGGGACGGCGAGTTCGTCAACGTCGACGTCCAGTACGCCTACTCGGTCCTGCGGACCGACGGCCGGACCGGCATCGCCGCCCGCGGCGACCGCTCCCGGGTCGCCAGGATGGCCGACGCCGAGGACCTGGTGACCAACCGGGTCGACCTCATGGCGGTCAAACTGAGCCACGACCTCGCCGACGGCGGCAACCCGCTCTACTTGATCGGCGACGGCAGCCAGCAGGACGACTTCTTCGCCGTCCTCACAGAGGAGGACATTCTCAACGCCGACCTCCGGCGGGCCGACTACGGCGAACTCCTGTCCTTCGAGAACGCCCTCGTGCTGTGGAACGACGACGAGGGGGCCTACAACGTGGTCGTCGACGACGAGGCCGTCGTCGACCGCGTGCCGCCGTAGGGACGCCACGGCCCGGCAGCCGCCGTTCGGATCGCGACTGGCCGAACAACTCGGGCGGGACTCCGGAAGGGGCCGATCGGTCGCGGCCGCTGGCGAAGTTGAGCACCGCAGGGAGCGTAGCGACCGAGGAGCGCAGCGAGCCAGCGGCCGCGAGCGGGAGGGGGCTTCCGGGGGCATCGTCGGAGCGAGCGGTTGCAGCGACTGGACGAACGGAGACAGGAGAGCGAGACGTGCCTAGGCGGTGCGTTTTTTGCGCAGAGGGACCCAGACCCGCCATGGACGAGGAGCCGGTCATCCTGCTGACCAACGACGACGGCATCGAGAGCGTCGGCTTCCGCGCCCTCTACGACGCCCTCGAGGAGGTGGGCGACGTCACCGCGGTCGCACCGATGTCCGACCAGAGCGCGGTTGGGCGGGCCATCTCCAGCGAGGTGGCCGTCCGGGAGTACGACCTGGGGTACGCCGTCGAGGGCACGCCGGCGGACTGCGTGGTCGCGGGCGTCGAGTCGCTGGTCCCGGACGTCGACCTCGTGGTGGCGGGGTGCAACCGCGGGGCCAACCTCGGCGCGTACGTGCTGGGGCGCTCGGGCACCGTCAGCGCGGCCGTCGAGGCGACGTTCTTCGACGTGCCGGCCATCGCCGTCTCGATGTACATCCCGGTCCGGGAAGACGCGGCCTTCGCGGAGGTTGAGGCCGACTACGAGAGCTACGCAGAGGCGACCGGGGCCGCCCGCTACCTCGCCGACGAGGCGCTTGGCGCGGGCGTCTTCGACTGCTGCGACTACCTCAACGTCAACGCGCCCGTCGCGGACTGGGGGCCGGCCGAGATGGTCGTCACCGAGCCCTCCCGGGTCTACCAGATGGACGCCGAGCGCGAGGGCGAGACGGTGACCTTGCACGACCGGATCTGGGAGCGGATGGCCGAAGGCGACATCCCGGATCCGGAGGGGACCGACCGGCGTGCCGTGGTCGACGGCAAGGTGAGCGTCTCGCCGCTGACCGCGCCCCACTCCTGTCAACATCACGACGCGCTGGACGAACTCGCGGACGGCTACGGGGCGGACTGAGCGACCGGTATCGGGCCGGTTAAGGGTCCCGGGCGGCCACGGCACGCTGTCATCCGATGCGATTCAGGAACGCGATCTGCTTCGTCGCGCTGGCGATCGCCTGGGGTAGCGCCTTCACCGCAATCAAGGTCGGGCTGGAGTTCTTCCCGCCGGTGCTGTTCGCCGCCTTCCGCTACGATCTGGCCGGCGTGCTCGTGCTGGCCTACGCCGCCGTCGCCACGGACCGCTGGCGACCCCGGACGAGCGACGAGTGGCTGGAGGTGGCGATCGGCGGCGCGTTCATGATCGCGGCCTACCACGCGCTGCTGTTCGTCGGCGAGCAGGAGACGACCAGCGCCGCGGCGGCCATCGTCGTCAGCCTCTCGCCGGTGCTCACCACGGGGTTCGCCCGCGCGTTCCTGCCCGAGGAGCGACTCACCGCGGTCGGTCTGGTCGGCCTCCTGATCGGGTTCGTCGGCGTGGGCGTCCTGAGCGATCCGGACCCGAACAACCTCCTGAACGAGCGGACCGTCTCGCTCTCGCTGGTCTTCCTCGCCGCGGCGGCCTTCGCCCTCGGGAGCGTCCTCACCCGGCGGGTCGAGACGGACCTGCCCATCGAGACGATGGAGGCGTGGTCGATGCTGCTGGGCGCCGGTCTGATGCACGGGATCAGCGTCGCCATGGCCGAGTCCGTCGCCGACGTCGAGTGGACCGCCGACGCGCTCCTGGCGCTGGGCTACCTCGCCGTCGTCGCGAGCGCCGTCGGGTTCCTGATCTACTTCGACCTGCTCGAACGGCTGGGACCGATCGAGATCAACCTCGTCTCCTACGCCGCGCCGGTCGTCGCGGCGGCGACCGGCCTCCTCTTCCTCGACGAGCGACCCACGATCGCCACTGCCGTCGGGTTCGCGCTGATCCTCGTCGGCTTCGTCCTCGTCAAGCGCGAGGCGCTGCGGGCGGAACTGACCGGGCTCCGCGTCACGGACGAGCGGGCGGAGTGAAGCGGTACCAGCGCCGACGCGGCGCCCGGCTCCCGGCGACGGGCGTTCGGCGCAAGGGTGATTCCCGTCCGTGACGCAGGACGAGACATGACGCAGACGGAGACCCTCGACGTGACCGGCATGTCCTGCGACGGCTGCGAGCAGAACGTCGTGAACGCCCTGGAGAGCACCGACGGCGTCGAGAGCGCCGAGGCCGACCACGAGTCGGGCACGGTGGAGGTCGTCCTAGGGGACGACGTCGACGACGAGACGCTGGAGAGCGCCGTCGACCATGCCGGCTACGAGGTCGTCGCCTGACCGCGTCCGACTGGTTCTCCCGCGGGGTCGCGTCGCCCGGCGGCTGTAGTAGAAATTGAACGCACTGACACACTCGAAGGGTCCCGGGGTCCCTTCGATGTGTAGATAGTGTCACGTTCTACTGTAGTCGAGGTCCAGCGACACCCGCTCGCCGGTCTCGGCGGCCTCGTAGGCGGCGTCGACGATGCGGAGGTCGGTGCAACCGGCCTCGCCGTCCGTCTCGCAGACGGTCCCGGCGAGCACACAGTGCGCGAAGTAGTCGAACTCCTCGCGGACCTCGTCGATCGCCGCGCCCGTGTACTGGGTGCGCGCGTCCCCTCGCTCGATGACGATCTCCTGGGCGACGGTCCCGCTGAACGGCTCGCGCAACAGGATCAGCCCGTCGGTCCCGAGCACCCGGAGGAAGTTGTCCCGCTGGGCGTCGAAACTGGCGGCGCAGGCGGCCGTCACGCCCGACGGGAACGTCACCAGGAAGCTGGCGTGCTCGTCCACCCGGTCGAACGGCGGGCCCGAGGAGTACGTCTCCGCCTGGACGGCGACGGGCTCGGTCCCGAGGAGGAAGCGGCTGGTGTTCAGCGGGTAGACCCCGAGGTCGATCAGCGCCCCGCCGCCGGCGATCTCCGGGTCGAGCCGCCAGGTGTTGGGGCCGACGTCCTCCAGCACCTTCGACGTGAACCCGGACTGAATCTGGACGGGCTCGCCGATGACGCCGTCCCGAACCGCCTCTCGCATCCGCCGCAGCGCCGGCTCGGTCCGCAGGCGGTAGGCGGTCATCAGGATAACGCCGGCGTCGTCGCAGGCCGCGACCATCCGCTCGCCGGACTCGGAGTCTGCGGCGAGGGGCTTCTCGCAGAGCACGTGCTTGCCGAACTCGGCCGCGGCGACGGCGTACTCGGCGTGGTAGGCGGGCGGCGTGGCGACGTAGACGGCGTCGTACTCGTCGGTCGCGTCCCCGTCGGTGAACGACTCGTAGTCGAGGACCGTCTCCGCGTTGAACTCGTCGGCCAGCGACGCGGCCTTGTCCGGCGACCCGCTGACGAGGACGCTCAGCTCGGTGAAGTCGCCGTCCCTGATCGCCGGCAGCGCGCGGTTCCGCGCGAACCCGCCGAGGCCGACGACCGCCATGCGGACGGTCCCCTCCTCGACGGTCTGCCAGTCGCGGCGAGTGAACTCCTCTCTGAAGTACTGGTCGACGTCGACCGTCATGTACGTACGGTTCGGACCGACCGAAGTCGGGCTTTCCTCCCGGTTAGTTGTCCGGTACCGTCCAGTTGCAGGGGTAACATGAATGAACCGCGGGCGCGAACACTCCGCGCCATGGACGAGTCGTTCGTCGACCTGATCCAGCGAAACGCCGAGCACGCACGGGCCTTCGGAGACCGGTTCGACGGGGTACAGGAGGCGCAACACCCCGTCGCCGTCACCGTCTGCTGTTCGGACTCGCGGGTCCTCCAGGACAGCATCTGGAACAACGACGAGCCCGGCCGCATCTTCAGTTGCGGGAACATCGGCAACCGCGTCGTCCAGCGGACGGCCGACGGCGAGGTCGTCTCCGGAGACGTCCTCTACCCCCTGCTACACACGGGGACGGAACTCGCGGTCGTCGTCGGGCACACGGGCTGTGGCGCCGTCACGGCGACCCACGACGCGCTGACCGGCGACGTGTCCGACGCCCCGGGGATCGAACACTGCATCGACCTGCTGGGCTCGCACCTCGCGGACGGGGCCGAGGCCCTCCCGGACGGCCTGAATCGGTCCGACGCGGTCAATCGCCTCGTCGAGTACAACGTCGACCGGCAGGTCCAGTTCCTCCGCGAGAGCGACGACGTTCCCGACGAGGTCGACGTCGCCGGCGTCGTCTACGACTTCCAGGACGTCTACTCGGACCGACGCGGCGAGGTGCAGGTGATCAACGTCGAGGGCGAGACCGACGTCGACGCCTTGCGCGGTGAGTTCCCCGAGATCGAGACCCGGATCGACCGCCTCTGGGAGTACTGATACCGGCTGTCAGGCCTCCCGCGCCGTCCGCTCGTCGCGGCGCGTGACCGCCAGCGGCACCCGGTCGAGCCCCGCCTGTGCGGGCCCGTCGATGACGGACCCGCTGATCGTGAACCGCGAGCCGTCGCAGGGGCAGTCCCAGCTCTCGCCGGCGCCGTTCCAGACGAGCGTGCAGCCGCTGTACGGGCAGGTGCCCTCGACGGCGCGCCACGCGCCGTCGTCCTCGCGGTAGAGGCCGAGCGTCCGTCCGTGGAGGTTCACG
This genomic interval from Halomicrobium urmianum contains the following:
- a CDS encoding prephenate dehydrogenase/arogenate dehydrogenase family protein yields the protein MRLLVVGAGAMGRWFAESAAGEEDEVAFADADPDAAREAAEAVGGRTVDAPVEETFDLVCVAVPLPAAADVIAEYADAAERAICDVTGSMRDPIAAMREHCPDGERASLHPLFAPENAPGAVATVVDESGPLTEAVRERLTDRGNETFETTPAEHDEAMETVQARAHTAVLAFAVAAEEVPDAFHTPISEGLFDLVEQVTGGEARVYSDIQAAFDGADDVADAARRIADADQEAFAELYEQL
- a CDS encoding small ribosomal subunit Rsm22 family protein, whose amino-acid sequence is MNPETRERIRDNAKYLRQVRPIDPEEIYEYVEGEPHPAVVRQVLREEAPDLGLIEREDGTFAPVEEGPLSVDFDGVDALPDAHARRLEDRLVAEFGAGWPEGESGDRLRERIRAVKERYLRQQSVDYDDLTALSYAVYHLPDYYAATQYVLADLAADGLLPNHLRVLDVGAGVGGPALGLIDLLPEDALVEYEAVEPGAGADVLEAMLDETDTNVHASVHREAIEDFEPGDDGEYDLVLFANVLSELDDPEAVLRESLDWLAEDGSVVALAPADRNTATGLREYERAVADRGPATVYAPTVRLWPGESPDSESWSFDVKPDLDVPGFQRRLDEAATESDHEGDREEPSESASGLDQSEREPSEARRHASRGDGEFVNVDVQYAYSVLRTDGRTGIAARGDRSRVARMADAEDLVTNRVDLMAVKLSHDLADGGNPLYLIGDGSQQDDFFAVLTEEDILNADLRRADYGELLSFENALVLWNDDEGAYNVVVDDEAVVDRVPP
- a CDS encoding DUF7509 family protein, which encodes MRDRLIETLPPVRYRRFLIYLMGPYKAFDVEDVVPEGAAEDTPFLDGTPDEAGETEDVQALLERTRDRLREEIGVNAFLAIDADIPLDEMDAATQSIEFARASNVVALVAPQIGKNLGVGIETGSVLEGIDGQRQERVVFVHETGVRSAMIDSLARRWDATVATYDDEDELVDRLRTFVAQIMNAEHTGELERLDD
- a CDS encoding ArsR/SmtB family transcription factor — translated: MVDATDAGRGAEPPDPLLPEDSVLDLADYLAMQRAIGNETRFRILRTLARNGDLSATELRETLDVEANNLHYHLDELVDVGLVQNRKRSEPDRDGLYSYYRVSPLGVAMLDHGVEELLRREQVFADRYA
- the surE gene encoding 5'/3'-nucleotidase SurE; amino-acid sequence: MDEEPVILLTNDDGIESVGFRALYDALEEVGDVTAVAPMSDQSAVGRAISSEVAVREYDLGYAVEGTPADCVVAGVESLVPDVDLVVAGCNRGANLGAYVLGRSGTVSAAVEATFFDVPAIAVSMYIPVREDAAFAEVEADYESYAEATGAARYLADEALGAGVFDCCDYLNVNAPVADWGPAEMVVTEPSRVYQMDAEREGETVTLHDRIWERMAEGDIPDPEGTDRRAVVDGKVSVSPLTAPHSCQHHDALDELADGYGAD
- a CDS encoding carbonic anhydrase; the protein is MDESFVDLIQRNAEHARAFGDRFDGVQEAQHPVAVTVCCSDSRVLQDSIWNNDEPGRIFSCGNIGNRVVQRTADGEVVSGDVLYPLLHTGTELAVVVGHTGCGAVTATHDALTGDVSDAPGIEHCIDLLGSHLADGAEALPDGLNRSDAVNRLVEYNVDRQVQFLRESDDVPDEVDVAGVVYDFQDVYSDRRGEVQVINVEGETDVDALRGEFPEIETRIDRLWEY
- a CDS encoding fumarylacetoacetate hydrolase family protein, coding for MKRVRFRDSAGNVRGGRWTVEDGEPVVTAAAGPYGRIAFGDESYAPEEVDILPPCEPTKIVCIGRNYADHADEMGNDVPDRPLLFLKPPNTVASHDSTVTLLADKERIDYEAELGVVIGEQCKNVSAKNAEDVIAGYTCVNDLSNRDDQEKEQNWVRGKAFDNAAPIGPLVATPEHLPDDATIESRVNGETKQSSSIDNLIFSIPELIEEITAYMTLEPGDVIATGTPEGVGPLTDGDEVEIEVEGVGTLRHTVRIP
- the gfo6 gene encoding D-xylose 1-dehydrogenase Gfo6; the encoded protein is MTVDVDQYFREEFTRRDWQTVEEGTVRMAVVGLGGFARNRALPAIRDGDFTELSVLVSGSPDKAASLADEFNAETVLDYESFTDGDATDEYDAVYVATPPAYHAEYAVAAAEFGKHVLCEKPLAADSESGERMVAACDDAGVILMTAYRLRTEPALRRMREAVRDGVIGEPVQIQSGFTSKVLEDVGPNTWRLDPEIAGGGALIDLGVYPLNTSRFLLGTEPVAVQAETYSSGPPFDRVDEHASFLVTFPSGVTAACAASFDAQRDNFLRVLGTDGLILLREPFSGTVAQEIVIERGDARTQYTGAAIDEVREEFDYFAHCVLAGTVCETDGEAGCTDLRIVDAAYEAAETGERVSLDLDYSRT
- a CDS encoding heavy-metal-associated domain-containing protein is translated as MTQTETLDVTGMSCDGCEQNVVNALESTDGVESAEADHESGTVEVVLGDDVDDETLESAVDHAGYEVVA
- a CDS encoding DMT family transporter codes for the protein MRFRNAICFVALAIAWGSAFTAIKVGLEFFPPVLFAAFRYDLAGVLVLAYAAVATDRWRPRTSDEWLEVAIGGAFMIAAYHALLFVGEQETTSAAAAIVVSLSPVLTTGFARAFLPEERLTAVGLVGLLIGFVGVGVLSDPDPNNLLNERTVSLSLVFLAAAAFALGSVLTRRVETDLPIETMEAWSMLLGAGLMHGISVAMAESVADVEWTADALLALGYLAVVASAVGFLIYFDLLERLGPIEINLVSYAAPVVAAATGLLFLDERPTIATAVGFALILVGFVLVKREALRAELTGLRVTDERAE